In Ipomoea triloba cultivar NCNSP0323 chromosome 15, ASM357664v1, one genomic interval encodes:
- the LOC116006310 gene encoding DTW domain-containing protein 2, with amino-acid sequence MAPENCAANKDIPDAAAGDFQTRRRICAKCDRPANVCLCATIPADPIANLTRVVVLQHPHERRHKLATVPVLSKCLGNCEVIAGRRLRYGDSKVLDNLHDEAIANPNVPRRAVFLFPGTETSESMEINQWKCSTKNFDRSNYVLIALDGTWKHAKEMMCASLEFLSKFAVQVYLSYDTSIDGGTIFDSDLILRKEPFSGCMSTMEAVAHCLQVLDPNGVEIEARLVEALRTMVRFQTSYLRPMKQRPKLVKKTKENVKRNE; translated from the exons ATGGCTCCGGAAAATTGCGCAGCTAACAAAGACATCCCTGACGCCGCCGCCGGCGACTTCCAAACAAGGCGAAGGATATGCGCCAAATGCGACAGGCCAGCAAACGTTTGCTTATGCGCTACAATCCCAGCCGACCCGATTGCGAACCTGACCCGAGTCGTTGTCCTCCAGCACCCTCACGAGCGCCGCCACAAGCTCGCCACTGTTCCTGTTCTGTCCAAGTGCCTGGGAAATTGCGAGGTCATTGCCGGACGGAGACTTCGTTATGGTGATTCCAAGGTCCTCGATAATCTTCATGATGAGGCAATTGCAAACCCTAATGTGCCCCGCAGAGCTGTTTTTCTCTTTCCTg GCACAGAAACATCGGAATCAATGGAGATCAACCAGTGGAAATGTTCAACTAAAAATTTTGATAGAAGCAATTATGTCTTGATTGCTCTTGATGGAACTTGGAAGCATGCTAAGGAGATGATGTGTGCTAGCCTAGAATTTTTGTCCAAATTTGCAGTCCAAGTTTATTTAAGTTATGATACTAGCATTGATGGTGGAACAATTTTCGATTCTGATCTAATTCTCAGAAAGGAACCATTTAGTGGGTGTATGAGTACAATGGAGGCAGTTGCTCACTGCTTACAGGTTCTTGACCCTAATGGAGTTGAGATTGAAGCAAGACTGGTTGAGGCTCTAAGGACTATGGTTAGATTTCAGACTAGCTATTTGAGGCCTATGAAACAACGGCCAAAGTTGGTTAAAAAAACCAAAGAGAATGTAAAAAGAAATGAGTGA